The following proteins are encoded in a genomic region of Oncorhynchus keta strain PuntledgeMale-10-30-2019 chromosome 35, Oket_V2, whole genome shotgun sequence:
- the LOC118375374 gene encoding homeobox protein Nkx-2.1-like, which translates to MSMSPRHTTPFSVSDILSPLEESYKKVSMENNNLGSPLASYRQPQVSQAMMQQHHMGHNGTVSAAYHMTATGVSQLSHTAMGGYCNGNLGNMSDLTPYQDGMRGSATAAGWYGANTDPRFSTISRFMGSSSGMNMGSMGSLGSLVDVGKGMGPLSSTPRRKRRVLFSQAQVYELERRFKQQKYLSAPEREHLASMIHLTPTQVKIWFQNHRYKMKRQAKDKVSQQQMQQDSSSCQQHSPRRVAVPVLVKDGKPCQGSAHTPTTTVQAHHQQGANVMIMSSNGSGLGQHQSQQVGSADHSPDLAQHSASPPSLQTQVAGLSHLNSSSADYGTALQCSALLYGRTW; encoded by the exons ATGTCGATGAGCCCTAGGCATACGACTCCTTTTTCTGTTTCCGATATCTTGAGTCCTCTTGAGGAGAGCTACAAGAAAGTAAGTATGGAGAATAACAACTTGGGGTCACCTCTCGCGTCGTACCGGCAGCCGCAGGTGTCTCAGGCGATGATGCAGCAGCACCACATGGGCCATAACGGGACGGTGTCCGCGGCATACCATATGACTGCGACGGGGGTGTCCCAGCTGTCACACACCGCAATGGGGGGCTACTGTAACGGCAACCTGGGGAACATGAGCGACCTGACGCCCTACCAGGACGGCATGAGAGGCAGCGCCACGGCCGCTGGCTGGTACGGAGCCAACACAGACCCGCGATTCTCAACGA TCTCGCGCTTCATGGGTTCTTCTTCGGGCATGAACATGGGCAGTATGGGCAGCCTTGGCTCGCTAGTAGACGTGGGGAAAGGCATGGGCCCGCTCTCGAGCACCCCGAGAAGGAAGAGGCGCGTGCTGTTCTCTCAGGCTCAGGTCTACGAGCTCGAGCGGCGATTCAAACAACAGAAGTACCTATCGGCGCCTGAGAGAGAACACCTGGCGAGCATGATCCACCTCACCCCGACCCAGGTCAAAATCTGGTTTCAGAACCACCGATATAAAATGAAGAGGCAAGCGAAGGACAAAGTGTCGCAGCAGCAGATGCAACAGGACAGTAGTTCTTGTCAGCAGCATTCCCCTCGGCGGGTGGCTGTGCCCGTGTTAGTGAAAGACGGAAAGCCATGCCAAGGCAGTGCCCACACTCCCACCACTACTGTCCAGGCCCACCACCAACAAGGTGCCAATGTTATGATCATGTCCAGTAACGGTTCAGGCCTAGGTCAGCACCAGAGCCAACAGGTGGGTAGTGCAGATCACTCTCCAGACCTAGCACAACACTCCGCCAGCCCACCGTCTCTGCAGACCCAGGTAGCCGGCCTCTCTCACCTGAACTCCTCCAGCGCCGATTACGGGACGGCCCTGCAGTGCTCTGCTCTGTTATATGGCAGGACATGGTGA